From the genome of Atribacteraceae bacterium:
TGGATAGATGCCTGTTTGATGGTCCATGACCCGATATTGCTGATTTGACCGCTTTTTTCTGCCAGCGGTATAAAGACAGAGGGCGCGATTGTCCCCAGGCGCGGATGCCTCCACCTGAGCAAAGCTTCCACTCCGATTATCTCTTCGGTTGCCGTTTTAAGTTGGGGCTGATAGTGCAAAAACAGCTCGTTTCGTTCCAGGGCCCAACGCAGGTCATTGGTCAGGGTGAAATTTGCGTGCGTCTCTTTTTTCATGGCGGCGGAGCAAAGGGCATGCCTGTTCTTGCCAATTTCCTTGGACGCATACATGGCAATATCGGCGTTTTTGAGCAAAGCATTGGGCTCATCCCCATCTGTGGGGAAGACGGCAGCACCTATGTTTACGGAAATAAAGAATTTTTGTTCTCTGACCGCCATGGGCGCCTTCAGGTTCTCCAATACTTTGGCGGCCACCCTTTCAATGCTTGTGCTATCGTCGGCCTGGGGCACCATGATGAGAAACTCGTCCCCGCCGAAGCGGGCCACCAGATCATACTCGCGCACGCTTTTTTGCATCCTTTGGCCAACCTGCTGCAAGAACAGATCCCCGTCGGCATGACCCATGGCATCGTTGACGGATTTGAACGAATCAATATCTATAAACAAAACACCGACCAGCTTATCGGTGCGCATGGCCATATCGATGGCCTGACTTAGCCGGTCTGTAAAGTACCGCCTGTTTGGCAGGCCGGTCAGGCTGTCATAATACGCCTCATACTTGATCTTTCTGTCAGCTTCTATCTTGAGCCAGACATCTGTAACCATGCGCGCCACAATGTGGCATATATTCCGCTGTTCTTCCTTCCATCCCGATTTACCGGCGCTTTTTTCGATGGCAACGATACCAATCAGCTGCTCGGCACTCTTTAATGGGATAATTGTCAAGAGGCCGGCCTTTATTTTTTCCGCCCATTGGCTTTCCGTTTCGCTCCCGGCTAAAGCATTAACCTCCGCACTGCCAGGATCTCCTTCGCCCCAAAAGCGGCTCAAGCCGACTGCGGCGGCAAAAATCTCCTCATTTTCTGCAGAGCTGGGGGCGGTGTTGCCGCACCATTGATAGGCGTTTTTAACTGTCCTTTGCCCGTCGTCCAGGAAAAAGATATCCAGGCAGTCCGCCTGGAGGTGTCTCCCCCACACGGCCAGCACTTCCTTGATTTTCGCTTCGATGTTGCCATCATTAACCGTCATCAGCGCAGAGGCTATCTCCGACAAGAGCTTTTCTCTATTTGCTTTTTCCTGGCTCTCCGTTATGGCCTGCTTAAAAATGTGATTGACGTAGAGCACAATGCTGAACATCACCGCCATTGTAACCATTCTAACCGCATGGTCTGCTCCTGTGAACGTTACCGGCAGGACAGGAGTATTCACCCAGGACCAGATTAATGAAAATATTACAGATATTCCCATTAGGACAATTATTCTTTTATTGCTGAAAATAATCGCAATCAACACAAATATCACCGGCAAAGTCCATGAGTATGCGGTTGTAAACTCATAGATAAGCACGGTCAAAACCGGTAATGTCACTGCCAGGGTAACTCCGACAACGGTATCTTTTAAATCCGCTTTCAGGCTGAGGTATCTTGTTACGTAGATGATTATTCCCGCCACCATAAACACCGCGCTAAAAACCAATGTAACTGCCAGGGAAGCCTGATTGGTGAAAAAGAGGGCCGCAAAGCCGATAAGGCCGCCAAAGAAAGATGCCAGGGTCAGATACAAGAATAATCCTGCCTGGGCATATTCACTCAGCAGCTGATTTTCCGCCGGCGCCCTCTCTTTTGGCCTTTGCCGCATCAGTCCGTAGTGTCGGATACAATAAAACATGGCCACCGCGGGGATTATGATCACTATTGGGGCCACTTGGGGGAAATTAATCTGGAAAAATGCGCTGAGCAGATGTTCGGTCAAGGTGCCGATAATCAGGGCCAATAAAGCGGAGCCTCCGATGAGCAGCGCTATTTTTCTTTTTGCCCGTTCCTGCGCGGTCAGGCCCCAATGAAACAGGAGAATAATGCCAGCGAGGGTAAAACCAATATAGCTTACGAAATGGGCCATATCCAAAGCTCTTACTCCTGCAATATTAACCCATCCAAGCGGGGTCTTAAGCAGGTGGTAAGAAGCGCGGGCTGTCTGGTCATAGATTCCGTAAAGGAAAACATTCAGGGCGGCCGGCAGGTATAAAAGCAGATAGAGCCAGTACTTTTGCAGCAGGGCGTTTTTTTCGGTCAGGATCAAAATATAGTGCAAAAACAGGCTGTAATAAATGCCCCATCCGGCTGAGGCGAGACGGCGCCATAACAGGGCGGTTTCGGTATCCGGGGCAGTGTTGGCGATGGTGAAGGTAAAGGCCCACCAGGAAAGGCAAAGAAAGCTGCAAAACAGTACGCGGTGCATGGTTGACCGGCCGTTGTAGGAGAACACCATCACCCCGTAGAAAAAATAGGCTGCGCTTGTTACAAGAAAGATAAAGGATAGTATATCCGGTAAAGACAAAAAACCCTCACCTCCCCCAACAATCTACAGCTCAATTTTTCTGAGCTATCCTCAAAAGTTGGGTATAGCCAAATAAAAACCGGTGGCGT
Proteins encoded in this window:
- a CDS encoding diguanylate cyclase, whose product is MSLPDILSFIFLVTSAAYFFYGVMVFSYNGRSTMHRVLFCSFLCLSWWAFTFTIANTAPDTETALLWRRLASAGWGIYYSLFLHYILILTEKNALLQKYWLYLLLYLPAALNVFLYGIYDQTARASYHLLKTPLGWVNIAGVRALDMAHFVSYIGFTLAGIILLFHWGLTAQERAKRKIALLIGGSALLALIIGTLTEHLLSAFFQINFPQVAPIVIIIPAVAMFYCIRHYGLMRQRPKERAPAENQLLSEYAQAGLFLYLTLASFFGGLIGFAALFFTNQASLAVTLVFSAVFMVAGIIIYVTRYLSLKADLKDTVVGVTLAVTLPVLTVLIYEFTTAYSWTLPVIFVLIAIIFSNKRIIVLMGISVIFSLIWSWVNTPVLPVTFTGADHAVRMVTMAVMFSIVLYVNHIFKQAITESQEKANREKLLSEIASALMTVNDGNIEAKIKEVLAVWGRHLQADCLDIFFLDDGQRTVKNAYQWCGNTAPSSAENEEIFAAAVGLSRFWGEGDPGSAEVNALAGSETESQWAEKIKAGLLTIIPLKSAEQLIGIVAIEKSAGKSGWKEEQRNICHIVARMVTDVWLKIEADRKIKYEAYYDSLTGLPNRRYFTDRLSQAIDMAMRTDKLVGVLFIDIDSFKSVNDAMGHADGDLFLQQVGQRMQKSVREYDLVARFGGDEFLIMVPQADDSTSIERVAAKVLENLKAPMAVREQKFFISVNIGAAVFPTDGDEPNALLKNADIAMYASKEIGKNRHALCSAAMKKETHANFTLTNDLRWALERNELFLHYQPQLKTATEEIIGVEALLRWRHPRLGTIAPSVFIPLAEKSGQISNIGSWTIKQASIQNKIWQKAGLKPISVAVNLSLGQFLDANLVKVVQNS